In Dromiciops gliroides isolate mDroGli1 chromosome 5, mDroGli1.pri, whole genome shotgun sequence, the following are encoded in one genomic region:
- the ATP5F1B gene encoding ATP synthase subunit beta, mitochondrial has protein sequence MLGLLGRAAAASASGALRGLGASAPLPPAQTLLRAAPAALQSSRDYAAMTSPAAKTGAASGRIVAVIGAVVDVQFDEGLPPILNALEVQDRETRLVLEVAQHLGESTVRTIAMDGTEGLVRGQKVLDSGAPIKIPVGPETLGRIMNVIGEPIDERGPIKTKQFAAIHAEAPEFIEMSVEQEILVTGIKVVDLLAPYAKGGKIGLFGGAGVGKTVLIMELINNVAKAHGGYSVFAGVGERTREGNDLYHEMIESGVINLKDTTSKVALVYGQMNEPPGARARVALTGLTVAEYFRDQEGQDVLLFIDNIFRFTQAGSEVSALLGRIPSAVGYQPTLATDMGTMQERITTTKKGSITSVQAIYVPADDLTDPAPATTFAHLDATTVLSRAIAELGIYPAVDPLDSTSRIMDPNIVGNEHYDVARGVQKILQDYKSLQDIIAILGMDELSEEDKLTVSRARKIQRFLSQPFQVAEVFTGHMGKLVPLKETIKGFQQILAGQYDHLPEQAFYMVGPIEEAVTKAEKLAEEHS, from the exons ATGTTGGGGCTCTTGGGCCGCGCTGCCGCTGCCTCGGCCTCGGGCGCCCTTCGGGGCCTCGGCGCTTCGGCGCCGTTGCCTCCTGCCCAGACCTTGCTTCGGGCGGCTCCGGCCGCGCTCCAGTCGA GCCGGGACTATGCGGCCATGACGTCCCCTGCCGCCAAGACCGGGGCGGCCAGCGGGCGCATCGTGGCTGTCATCGGGGCTGTGGTGGACGTGCAGTTCGATGAGGGCCTCCCTCCCATCCTCAACGCCctggaagtgcaggacagggagACCAGGCTGGTTCTGGAGGTCGCTCAGCATCTGG GTGAGAGCACAGTCCGGACCATTGCTATGGATGGTACTGAAGGATTGGTGAGAGGGCAAAAGGTCCTGGATTCTGGTGCCCCAATCAAAATTCCTGTGGGGCCTGAGACGCTAGGAAGAATCATGAATGTGATTGGAGAGCCTATCGATGAAAGGGGGCCAATCAAGACCAAACA GTTTGCTGCTATTCATGCTGAGGCTCCTGAGTTCATAGAAATGAGTGTGGAGCAAGAAATTCTGGTCACTGGCATCAAAGTTGTGGATCTTTTGGCCCCCTATGCTAAGGGTGGCAAAATTG GTCTGTTTGGTGGTGCTGGTGTTGGTAAGACTGTATTGATTATGGAGCTAATCAACAATGTTGCCAAGGCCCATGGTGGTTATTCTGTGTTTGCTGGTGTTGGTGAACGGACCCGAGAAGGCAATGACTTGTACCATGAAATGATCGAGTCTGGTGTCATTAATCTGAAGGATACCACTTCCAAG GTAGCGTTGGTATATGGACAGATGAATGAACCACCTGGTGCTCGGGCTCGGGTAGCCTTGACTGGCCTCACTGTGGCTGAATACTTTAGAGACCAAGAGGGTCAAGATGTACTGCTTTTCATTGATAATATCTTCCGATTCACTCAGGCTGGCTCAGAG GTGTCTGCTTTACTAGGTAGAATCCCCTCTGCTGTGGGTTACCAGCCCACCTTGGCCACTGATATGGGTACCATGCAGGAAAGAATTACCACAACCAAGAAGGGTTCTATCACCTCTGTGCAG GCCATCTATGTGCCCGCTGATGACTTGACTGACCCTGCTCCTGCCACCACCTTTGCCCACTTGGATGCTACCACTGTGCTGTCTCGGGCCATTGCTGAGCTGGGTATTTACCCTGCTGTGGATCCTCTGGACTCCACATCCCGAATCATGGACCCCAACATTGTTGGCAATGAGCACTATGATGTTGCCCGTGGTGTGCAAAAGATTCTGCAG GACTATAAGTCACTCCAGGACATTATTGCTATCCTTGGTATGGACGAGTTGTCTGAAGAAGACAAGTTGACAGTGTCTCGGGCTCGGAAAATCCAGCGTTTCTTGTCACAGCCCTTCCAGGTTGCTGAAGTATTCACAGGACACATGGGGAAATTGGTACCCCTGAAAGAAACCATTAAGGGATTCCAACAGATCTTGGCag GTCAGTATGACCATCTCCCAGAGCAGGCCTTCTATATGGTAGGACCCATTGAAGAAGCTGTGACAAAGGCTGAGAAGCTGGCTGAAGAGCACTCTTGA